A portion of the Hyalangium minutum genome contains these proteins:
- a CDS encoding SDR family oxidoreductase has protein sequence MDATRAGKRGLRVAVTGASGDFGRLLLPLLEKDPAVQSVLVLDVARPEGTKVEYHRVDLTRHDAESELTDALAEHPVDAFYHLAFPFGRVRNGSLAHELEVMGTLNVLAAVGRAKIARLVVPSLTAVYGARGQHPALLREEAPLLGCPSSRFVSDKVQVEGQVRSFRERHPDTRVLVLRFAPILGPSMNNPATRMLKKPVVPTLLGFDPLWQALHEEDAARALHRALTCEASGEFNIVGQGVLPLSALIRQAGGRPLPLPGPLFRAAVRALDTVGARGLPVGLFDYIHYSWVADGERAESALGFIPIHHARDAAAALRRI, from the coding sequence ATGGATGCGACCCGAGCAGGCAAGAGGGGGCTCCGCGTCGCCGTGACTGGCGCGAGCGGAGACTTTGGCAGGCTGCTGCTGCCACTGCTGGAAAAGGACCCAGCGGTGCAGAGCGTGCTGGTACTCGACGTGGCGCGACCCGAGGGCACGAAGGTGGAGTACCACCGGGTGGACCTCACCCGCCACGACGCCGAGAGCGAGCTGACCGACGCACTCGCCGAACATCCCGTGGACGCCTTCTACCATTTGGCGTTCCCCTTCGGCCGCGTGCGCAACGGCTCGCTGGCGCACGAGCTGGAGGTGATGGGCACCCTCAACGTGCTGGCCGCGGTGGGCCGCGCGAAGATTGCCCGGCTCGTGGTGCCCTCGCTCACCGCCGTGTACGGCGCGCGGGGACAGCACCCCGCCCTGCTGCGCGAGGAGGCCCCGCTGCTGGGCTGTCCCTCCAGCCGCTTCGTCAGCGACAAGGTGCAGGTGGAGGGCCAGGTGCGCTCGTTCCGCGAGCGCCACCCGGACACGCGTGTGCTCGTGCTGCGCTTCGCTCCCATCCTGGGCCCCTCCATGAACAACCCGGCCACGCGCATGCTCAAGAAGCCCGTGGTGCCCACCCTGCTGGGGTTCGATCCCCTGTGGCAGGCGCTCCACGAGGAGGACGCCGCGCGGGCCCTGCACCGGGCGCTGACCTGCGAAGCCTCGGGCGAGTTCAACATCGTGGGCCAGGGCGTGCTGCCGCTCTCCGCGCTGATTCGTCAGGCGGGAGGCCGTCCGCTCCCCCTCCCCGGCCCGCTGTTCCGCGCCGCCGTGCGCGCCCTGGACACCGTGGGCGCCCGGGGATTGCCCGTCGGGCTGTTCGACTACATCCATTACAGCTGGGTCGCGGACGGCGAGCGTGCCGAGTCCGCGCTCGGTTTCATTCCCATCCATCACGCCCGGGACGCTGCCGCGGCGCTGAGGAGGATCTGA
- a CDS encoding lysophospholipid acyltransferase family protein produces the protein MATKGVLGNDPFQRGAAQRPTESQPSPARAPEKAAAPKKAKASGVKAAAKKARPEKGSGKAAKTQKSSKARKPGRGASVSEQEAHRLREPGAPETPHRRPPARVPVVGDSPGATLPRTPKEQEVDRVLATAAASEASEAAAEAAAEVAVETMLALQAQQASAVGAAPPGELEQAWNRELATAVVAEAAEAAAEAVLASALLAVSASADLAAEPLIMEERATIGVPYEEGEIPPSSFSAGVTVIDRAYSESGEEFDEQPDEEPDEEANEVPVGVAASARVEPEQELQDTERDEYAPRSEPALSMVPPSADREPPQEPFFTDQVQGAAPDTSEPRASGVLSLAKEIAFQALANASVGKALGTAQGLLGAMSAGLGISGSTSLDEYGRDSELVDGLQPLLDFLYERYWRVSVQGADAIPSGGAILVANHSGALPYDGLVAALALLRERPDLREPRWLVEDQVFHAPVLGTLFNRLGAVRACPENAVRLLDEQRPVLVFPEGYQGLSKPFAQRYQLKRFGRGGFVKLALRTGAPIIPVSIVGSEETSPLLGRIPAGFLGVPYVPLTSPMPLPARWTLRFGDPIGMEGLGPDAADDLAEVQRLTERTREAIMGMLQALLRERRSVFAG, from the coding sequence ATGGCCACCAAGGGAGTGCTCGGGAACGATCCGTTCCAGCGCGGCGCCGCGCAGCGCCCCACCGAGTCCCAGCCGTCCCCTGCGCGAGCGCCGGAGAAGGCCGCTGCCCCAAAGAAGGCCAAGGCCTCGGGCGTCAAGGCCGCAGCGAAGAAGGCACGCCCCGAGAAGGGCTCGGGCAAAGCGGCCAAGACCCAAAAATCGTCCAAGGCTCGCAAGCCGGGCCGGGGCGCGAGTGTCTCCGAGCAGGAGGCGCATCGGTTGAGGGAGCCCGGGGCTCCCGAGACGCCGCACCGGAGGCCTCCTGCCCGCGTTCCTGTGGTGGGGGACTCCCCTGGGGCCACCCTGCCCCGGACACCGAAGGAGCAGGAGGTCGATCGCGTGCTGGCCACCGCTGCCGCCTCCGAGGCCTCCGAGGCCGCCGCCGAAGCCGCCGCCGAGGTCGCGGTGGAGACGATGCTGGCGCTCCAGGCGCAGCAGGCGAGCGCGGTGGGAGCAGCTCCTCCGGGCGAGTTGGAGCAGGCCTGGAACCGGGAGCTGGCGACCGCAGTCGTCGCGGAGGCCGCAGAGGCCGCCGCTGAGGCCGTGCTGGCCTCGGCGCTCTTGGCGGTCAGCGCCAGCGCGGATCTGGCGGCAGAGCCATTGATCATGGAGGAGCGGGCGACGATCGGCGTCCCCTATGAGGAGGGCGAGATACCTCCCAGCAGCTTCTCGGCCGGGGTGACGGTCATCGACCGGGCGTACTCCGAGTCCGGCGAGGAGTTCGACGAGCAGCCCGACGAGGAACCGGACGAGGAGGCCAACGAGGTGCCCGTGGGCGTCGCTGCCAGCGCCAGGGTGGAGCCCGAGCAGGAGCTGCAAGATACGGAGCGGGACGAGTACGCTCCCCGGAGCGAGCCCGCCCTCTCGATGGTGCCGCCGTCCGCGGACCGGGAGCCTCCCCAGGAGCCTTTCTTCACGGACCAGGTCCAGGGAGCAGCGCCAGACACGTCCGAGCCTCGCGCCTCGGGGGTGCTCTCGCTGGCCAAGGAGATCGCCTTCCAGGCGCTGGCGAACGCGTCCGTGGGCAAGGCGCTGGGCACGGCACAGGGGCTGCTGGGCGCGATGAGCGCGGGCCTGGGCATCAGCGGCAGCACGTCTCTGGATGAGTACGGCCGGGACTCGGAGCTGGTGGATGGGCTCCAGCCGCTGCTGGACTTCCTCTACGAGCGCTACTGGCGGGTGTCGGTGCAGGGAGCGGACGCGATCCCCTCGGGGGGCGCGATCCTCGTGGCCAACCACTCCGGGGCGCTGCCCTACGATGGGCTGGTGGCCGCGCTGGCGCTCCTCCGCGAGCGGCCGGATCTGCGCGAGCCCCGCTGGCTGGTGGAGGACCAGGTGTTCCATGCACCGGTGCTCGGCACGCTGTTCAACCGGCTGGGTGCGGTGCGGGCCTGCCCGGAGAACGCGGTGCGGCTGCTGGACGAGCAGCGCCCGGTGCTGGTCTTCCCCGAGGGTTACCAGGGACTGAGCAAGCCCTTTGCCCAGCGCTACCAGCTCAAGCGTTTCGGGCGCGGCGGCTTCGTGAAGCTGGCGCTGCGCACGGGGGCGCCCATCATCCCGGTGTCCATCGTGGGGTCCGAGGAGACCTCACCGCTGCTGGGGCGCATCCCGGCGGGCTTCCTGGGCGTGCCCTACGTCCCGCTGACGAGCCCCATGCCGCTGCCAGCCCGGTGGACGCTGCGCTTCGGCGATCCCATCGGCATGGAGGGGCTGGGGCCGGACGCGGCAGACGACCTGGCCGAGGTGCAGCGGCTGACCGAGCGCACCCGGGAGGCCATCATGGGCATGCTCCAGGCGCTGCTCCGGGAGCGCCGCTCGGTCTTCGCGGGCTGA
- a CDS encoding cold-shock protein — MATGTVKWFNDAKGFGFITQDGGGEDLFCHHTAIQTQGFRTLQEGQKVEFDVARGPKGLQAQNVRPV; from the coding sequence ATGGCAACTGGTACCGTGAAGTGGTTCAACGACGCGAAGGGCTTTGGCTTCATCACGCAGGACGGCGGGGGCGAGGATCTCTTCTGCCACCACACTGCGATTCAGACTCAGGGCTTCCGCACCCTGCAGGAAGGGCAGAAGGTCGAGTTCGACGTCGCCCGTGGCCCCAAGGGCCTGCAGGCTCAGAACGTGCGCCCGGTCTGA
- a CDS encoding GGDEF domain-containing protein gives MAQNETVVTAISKISDRPLNLDAALVVIYGEDLGRKYDLKAAEVIIGRSSKADICVDQESVSRNHAQITNSKKGVRIRDMGSTNGTFVNDHAVEDGGEQELRNGDLVKIGRTIFKFIAGGNIEAAYHDEIYRMTTMDGLTQVHNRRYFDEQIDRELSRSRRYERVLSLVMMDIDHFKQINDQHGHLAGDYVLKQLASTVRTRIRREDVFARYGGEEFAVILPEIDLKSAKQFAEKVRQLVAKQHFSFDKQHIPVTLSLGVAVLKPDHREAGDLVRAADEKLYEAKTGGRNRVCV, from the coding sequence ATGGCGCAGAACGAGACCGTCGTCACAGCCATCTCGAAAATTTCCGACCGGCCGCTCAACCTGGATGCGGCGCTGGTGGTGATCTACGGCGAGGATCTAGGCCGCAAGTATGACCTCAAGGCAGCGGAGGTCATCATCGGGCGCTCGTCCAAGGCCGACATCTGCGTGGACCAGGAGTCGGTGAGCCGCAACCACGCGCAGATCACGAACAGCAAGAAGGGTGTGCGCATCCGGGACATGGGGTCCACGAACGGGACGTTCGTGAACGACCATGCGGTGGAGGACGGTGGGGAGCAAGAGCTGCGCAACGGCGACCTGGTGAAGATCGGGCGGACGATCTTCAAGTTCATCGCGGGTGGGAACATCGAGGCGGCGTACCACGATGAGATCTACCGGATGACGACGATGGACGGGCTGACGCAGGTCCACAACCGCCGGTACTTCGACGAGCAGATCGATCGGGAGCTGTCCCGGAGCCGCCGCTACGAGCGGGTGCTGTCGCTGGTGATGATGGACATCGATCACTTCAAGCAGATCAACGATCAGCACGGTCACCTGGCGGGGGACTACGTCCTCAAGCAGCTGGCCTCGACGGTGCGCACGCGCATCCGGCGCGAGGACGTGTTCGCGCGCTACGGCGGCGAGGAGTTCGCGGTCATCCTCCCGGAGATCGATCTGAAGAGCGCGAAGCAGTTCGCGGAGAAGGTGCGCCAGCTCGTGGCGAAGCAGCACTTCAGCTTCGACAAGCAGCACATCCCGGTGACGCTGTCGCTGGGGGTGGCCGTGCTCAAGCCCGATCACCGCGAGGCTGGCGATCTGGTGCGCGCGGCGGACGAGAAGCTCTACGAGGCAAAGACGGGCGGCCGCAACCGCGTGTGCGTCTGA
- a CDS encoding Ig-like domain-containing protein — translation MNPRSRPVPVLALLCVGLALSGCASDEGADESPTGPVMGPDAACTVDQDCPDPALFFCNTAASRCEAACRTREDCSAAKRGSFALPECDNNPLGCQCDQGKCMVSLCSSDADCGAQVCRDGECVAPPPASSAASCQVTPDFVLGRSGGKVRFDVTVRDASGKPVVLTEGITWAAVAGAVEGGGSGASATFTLKAQAESTEAVEARVGQAVCRARVTVLAAEPPEGQVRVVVTDELTGRPLQGALVVAATGAGSLIGSDATDADGVAHVTATGVVSLTAFHADYGYLTLGHYDTVERSRDVVLPLRRNPLELYGGAKGTFSNLPATSNLHLGFAGLSTPGLGLDIASEQQTGPTEKVAVNLGGLVRELDLPAGAYLALPSSPVKAVHQAPGVAGVCDARLPGISNVEEAIRAGQCGTRTAWALAGDVPPAEIPPSLFGATPDVSQVLAQSIPLLRRFQSSVVRDVQFKLQPTPGASTGTPDFRDTAHFSSVDHDYQQLPLGFPFAVRVPSLPRYRGAFLDGAFVLGTVSVPGQGLVPLGLGIAVNVAPADPNTDVQSGLPAPGLVSVRMAPAHHGLEGSAYRLLVLATSNAALNDASASAASSGVVEPLARLSFDPKGSTPVQTSRGFLPLPEGARYNFTAESYRGLEGRQFRFTTDPGLSGATLLRIVFTHRLGHQWTVLLDPARATSGVRLPVPPAPFEDRTYYGDLTGTRALMRVQALVAARPGDGSGLDAVELAEVKEVSLAQLGDVTRAWSVIDYRRPEVSWLVPDVDALSVPRESTVRVRTTGFRIGSGPMDDGYVQLSFIGGTGCEVQTVRGDVDASQGRGEVDLKLPVGCSGLGLSMTATLVDPSGAPLRPPVSATRLVNLP, via the coding sequence ATGAACCCCCGTTCCCGCCCGGTGCCGGTGCTGGCCTTGCTGTGTGTGGGCCTGGCGTTGAGTGGTTGCGCCTCGGATGAGGGAGCTGACGAGTCCCCCACCGGGCCGGTGATGGGGCCGGATGCGGCGTGCACGGTGGATCAGGACTGCCCGGATCCGGCGCTCTTCTTCTGCAACACGGCGGCGTCCCGGTGCGAGGCCGCCTGCCGCACCCGGGAGGACTGTAGTGCGGCGAAGCGAGGCTCCTTCGCGCTGCCCGAGTGCGACAACAACCCGCTGGGCTGCCAGTGCGATCAGGGCAAGTGCATGGTGTCCCTGTGCTCGAGCGACGCGGACTGCGGCGCGCAGGTGTGCCGGGATGGCGAGTGCGTGGCGCCTCCGCCCGCTTCGTCCGCGGCGTCGTGCCAGGTGACGCCGGACTTCGTGCTGGGGCGCTCGGGGGGGAAGGTGCGCTTCGATGTGACGGTGCGCGATGCCTCGGGCAAGCCGGTGGTGCTGACCGAGGGCATCACCTGGGCGGCGGTGGCAGGAGCGGTGGAGGGTGGAGGCTCGGGGGCGAGCGCCACGTTCACACTGAAGGCGCAGGCCGAGTCCACCGAGGCGGTGGAGGCGCGGGTGGGCCAGGCCGTCTGCCGCGCGCGGGTAACGGTGCTGGCCGCGGAGCCGCCCGAGGGGCAGGTGAGGGTGGTGGTGACGGACGAGCTGACGGGCCGGCCGCTGCAGGGAGCGCTCGTGGTGGCGGCCACGGGGGCGGGCAGCCTCATCGGCTCGGATGCGACGGATGCAGACGGTGTGGCGCACGTGACGGCGACGGGCGTGGTGAGCCTCACGGCGTTCCACGCGGACTACGGCTACCTGACGCTGGGGCACTACGACACGGTGGAGCGCTCGAGGGATGTGGTGCTGCCGCTGCGGCGCAACCCGCTGGAGCTCTACGGCGGAGCGAAGGGCACCTTTAGCAACCTGCCGGCCACATCGAACCTCCACCTGGGCTTCGCGGGCCTGTCCACGCCGGGGCTCGGGTTGGACATCGCGTCCGAGCAGCAGACCGGCCCGACGGAGAAGGTGGCCGTGAACCTGGGCGGCCTGGTGCGCGAGCTGGATCTTCCGGCGGGCGCTTACCTGGCGTTGCCCTCCAGCCCGGTCAAGGCGGTGCACCAGGCGCCGGGCGTGGCAGGAGTGTGTGACGCGAGACTGCCGGGCATCTCGAACGTCGAGGAGGCCATCCGCGCGGGGCAGTGTGGCACTCGTACGGCCTGGGCGCTGGCAGGGGATGTGCCGCCTGCGGAGATTCCCCCGAGCCTCTTTGGCGCGACGCCCGACGTGAGCCAGGTGCTCGCGCAGAGCATCCCCCTGCTGCGGCGCTTCCAGTCCTCGGTGGTCCGCGACGTGCAATTCAAGCTGCAGCCCACGCCGGGGGCGAGCACGGGGACGCCGGACTTCAGGGACACCGCGCACTTCTCCTCGGTGGACCATGACTACCAGCAGCTTCCGCTGGGCTTCCCGTTCGCCGTCCGAGTCCCTTCGCTCCCGCGCTACCGGGGTGCTTTCCTCGATGGGGCCTTCGTGCTGGGGACGGTGAGCGTGCCGGGCCAGGGGCTGGTGCCGCTGGGCCTGGGGATCGCGGTGAACGTGGCGCCAGCGGATCCCAACACGGATGTGCAGTCCGGGCTTCCGGCGCCGGGGCTCGTGAGTGTCCGCATGGCGCCCGCGCACCACGGGCTGGAGGGCAGTGCCTACCGGCTGCTCGTGCTGGCCACCTCCAACGCGGCGCTGAACGATGCCTCCGCGAGCGCGGCCAGCAGCGGGGTCGTCGAGCCGTTGGCCCGGCTCTCCTTCGATCCCAAGGGCAGCACGCCGGTGCAGACCTCGCGAGGCTTCCTGCCGCTGCCCGAGGGGGCTCGCTACAACTTCACCGCGGAGTCCTACCGGGGCTTGGAGGGGCGTCAGTTCCGCTTCACCACCGATCCTGGGCTGAGCGGTGCGACCCTGCTTCGCATCGTCTTCACCCACCGGCTGGGCCACCAGTGGACGGTGCTGCTGGATCCAGCGCGGGCCACCTCGGGCGTGCGGCTGCCGGTACCGCCCGCGCCGTTCGAGGACCGGACCTATTATGGAGACCTCACCGGGACGCGCGCGCTGATGCGGGTTCAGGCGCTCGTGGCGGCCAGGCCCGGGGACGGCAGTGGGCTGGATGCGGTGGAGCTGGCCGAGGTGAAGGAGGTGAGCCTGGCGCAGCTCGGGGACGTCACCCGGGCCTGGTCGGTGATCGACTACCGTCGCCCGGAAGTGTCCTGGCTCGTCCCGGACGTGGATGCGCTGAGTGTGCCGCGCGAGTCCACGGTGCGTGTCCGGACCACCGGCTTTCGGATAGGCAGTGGGCCCATGGACGACGGCTACGTCCAGCTCTCCTTCATTGGAGGAACGGGCTGCGAGGTCCAGACCGTTCGCGGGGACGTGGATGCCTCGCAGGGGCGCGGCGAGGTGGATCTGAAGCTGCCTGTGGGCTGCTCGGGACTGGGGCTGTCCATGACGGCCACCCTGGTGGATCCGTCTGGAGCGCCCTTGCGGCCTCCCGTCTCCGCTACGCGGCTCGTCAACCTCCCTTGA
- a CDS encoding DciA family protein encodes MPRHEPKSLESLLPRVLARLAEESGKGRSLAPVWAAAVGPQIAKHTSPYTLQAGTLVVTVASAEWAKTLSLEQASVCERLNARLGAGTVTALSFRLG; translated from the coding sequence ATGCCGCGCCATGAGCCCAAGTCCTTGGAATCCCTCCTGCCCCGTGTCCTCGCCCGGCTCGCCGAGGAATCTGGCAAGGGGCGCTCCCTCGCTCCCGTCTGGGCCGCCGCCGTCGGCCCTCAGATTGCCAAGCACACCTCCCCGTACACCCTGCAAGCGGGGACCCTGGTGGTGACCGTGGCGAGCGCCGAGTGGGCCAAGACGTTGTCGCTGGAGCAGGCCTCGGTGTGCGAGCGCCTCAACGCCCGGCTGGGGGCGGGCACGGTGACGGCGCTGTCGTTCCGGCTGGGGTGA
- a CDS encoding CAP domain-containing protein, whose product MMLVLALTTLLAAAPLNAESMERQSVQHVLREFERVGRRAPTQDPALMEAARRLARESLGPQMPTGAPDLHSLTLAVSDAGGADPSPRSFVIRAWAHSQLIETFLSRKDFSGEPATHFGVGVVTAGERAALILLLTERKAELQRFPRNFPKPKAAQVLCGQLVSPLSGADVYSTLPDGSVERVPLTREAGPSFCAQLKFPQVGGYTVEVIGRSAKGPEVAALFLVDVGGPSQRGDDEPVSEPTTIPEAREAILTRINNLRRAYKLNPLSPDSALDAVAQAYSDRMAREGFFAHVAPDGTDLRKRLSAAGPAYRSAGENLGMAPGPLSAHFGIEHSPGHRKNLLSPQFTHAGIGVTFQTVEGRPQAIVTEVYSAAALPPSADPLAEAYKALEAKRKQFKLQPLKRNKALEQIAMDHVRRALRQDTPKAHLPDSNVHERVFKGMENVKTAAVDFYVAEDPTTAPESKSLLDARNTEVGVGVIRGDSATFGRDKYWVVVIYTTPR is encoded by the coding sequence ATGATGCTCGTCCTGGCCCTCACCACCCTGCTGGCCGCCGCGCCGCTGAACGCCGAGTCCATGGAGCGGCAGTCCGTCCAGCACGTGCTCCGGGAGTTCGAGCGCGTGGGACGCCGCGCGCCGACGCAGGATCCCGCGCTCATGGAGGCCGCGCGCCGGCTCGCCCGCGAGTCCCTGGGGCCGCAAATGCCCACGGGCGCTCCGGATCTGCACTCGCTCACCCTGGCCGTGAGCGATGCGGGCGGTGCCGACCCGAGCCCCCGCTCGTTCGTGATTCGCGCCTGGGCGCACTCCCAGCTCATCGAGACGTTCCTGTCGCGCAAGGACTTCAGCGGCGAGCCCGCCACCCACTTCGGCGTGGGCGTCGTCACCGCGGGCGAGCGCGCCGCCCTCATCCTGCTGCTCACCGAGCGCAAGGCCGAGCTCCAGCGCTTCCCTCGCAACTTCCCGAAGCCCAAGGCCGCCCAGGTCCTCTGCGGCCAGCTGGTCTCCCCACTCAGCGGAGCGGACGTGTACTCCACCCTGCCGGACGGCAGCGTGGAGCGGGTGCCGCTCACGCGCGAGGCAGGGCCCTCGTTCTGCGCGCAGCTGAAGTTCCCCCAGGTGGGCGGCTACACGGTGGAGGTGATCGGCCGCTCGGCCAAGGGCCCCGAGGTGGCCGCGCTCTTCCTGGTGGACGTGGGCGGCCCCAGCCAGCGCGGCGACGACGAGCCCGTCTCCGAGCCCACCACCATCCCCGAGGCCCGGGAGGCCATCCTCACCCGCATCAACAACCTGCGCCGCGCCTACAAGCTGAACCCGCTGTCACCGGACTCGGCGCTGGACGCGGTGGCACAGGCCTACAGCGATCGCATGGCCCGCGAGGGCTTCTTCGCCCACGTGGCGCCGGACGGCACGGACCTGCGCAAGCGCCTGTCCGCCGCGGGCCCCGCGTACCGCAGCGCCGGAGAGAACCTGGGCATGGCCCCCGGTCCGCTGTCCGCGCACTTCGGCATCGAGCACAGCCCCGGCCACCGCAAGAACCTGCTCTCGCCGCAGTTCACCCACGCGGGCATCGGCGTGACGTTCCAGACGGTGGAGGGCCGGCCCCAGGCCATCGTCACCGAGGTCTACTCCGCCGCTGCCCTGCCCCCCTCGGCCGACCCGCTGGCCGAGGCCTACAAGGCACTGGAGGCCAAGCGGAAGCAGTTCAAGCTGCAGCCGCTCAAGCGCAACAAGGCGCTGGAGCAGATCGCCATGGACCACGTGCGCCGGGCGCTGCGCCAGGACACGCCCAAGGCACACCTGCCCGACTCGAACGTGCACGAGCGCGTCTTCAAGGGCATGGAGAACGTGAAGACCGCGGCCGTGGACTTCTACGTCGCCGAGGATCCCACCACCGCCCCCGAGTCCAAGAGCCTGCTGGACGCGCGCAACACCGAGGTGGGCGTGGGCGTCATCCGCGGAGACTCGGCCACCTTCGGCCGGGACAAGTACTGGGTGGTCGTCATCTACACGACGCCGCGGTGA
- a CDS encoding transglycosylase SLT domain-containing protein, which translates to MKWSGWVVVGLFSGVAVAQTPTTREAVRLHRPEATALVRAELKACDAVKCPESGRLALLAGTLVLSEGEALEARQILESYPVPPGLEAFHAYYRGQALFYSGDAEGAAAAFSLAVQKAPPSLEPRARARLGEALLKAGKPAKAAPILETAADKTPSAELLYERALARSATGNAAGAKEDLRAVALRYATHPYAEEALAQLEALTPPVRLTLAEHLKRARALLDGGMASQAMTELETAESRKWVKGELARTQVALVRALALFATGKAEEAEKKLAEARKGPPAVAAEAALVTARRALRANDNEKARALMAALDKAYPKQPAGDEGGFFAGWLDLQAQRFEDAVKSFTLYEQRYPRSRRRDEGMWFRSLALLRLERYAEARESLEKLVDSFPRSSLVPQARYWMARSQELGGASVDVVARAYETVVAVSPASFYSLLASERLRALGRPVPPAFPEPPKQLTVARPPDLELAVALSEAGLFPDAAEEVESRASRIHSPSQALPFVHALLSMGEYGYAHAIAARHLWGRAFGERAPDALAAFYPKAFASAVEAAASRAEVEPYLVWAIMRRESAFRPEVASAANARGLMQIIPPTGTAIAEKLSEPKPNPADLFAPDLNIRYGAWYLSQLMKRFSHPVLAAAAYNAGPKATAKWAQEKGTLPLDLFVEEIPFRETRGYVKQVVADLYLYRSFYGGGASLPPLALTIPTPLGEGVNF; encoded by the coding sequence ATGAAGTGGAGTGGTTGGGTGGTGGTGGGGCTCTTTTCGGGGGTAGCGGTGGCGCAGACGCCCACGACACGGGAGGCCGTCCGCCTGCACCGTCCCGAGGCCACCGCGCTCGTGCGCGCAGAGCTGAAGGCCTGCGACGCCGTGAAGTGCCCGGAATCCGGCCGTTTGGCGCTGCTGGCAGGCACGCTCGTGCTTTCGGAGGGCGAGGCCCTGGAGGCCCGGCAGATCCTTGAGTCCTACCCTGTCCCACCCGGCCTGGAGGCGTTCCACGCTTATTACCGGGGTCAGGCCCTCTTCTACTCGGGTGACGCGGAGGGGGCGGCGGCCGCCTTCTCGCTGGCCGTCCAGAAGGCGCCTCCCTCGCTCGAGCCCCGCGCCCGGGCCCGCCTGGGAGAGGCCCTGCTGAAGGCCGGCAAGCCCGCCAAGGCTGCTCCCATCCTGGAGACAGCAGCGGACAAGACCCCCTCGGCGGAGCTGCTCTATGAGCGCGCGCTCGCCCGCAGCGCCACGGGCAATGCCGCAGGGGCCAAGGAGGACCTGCGCGCGGTGGCCCTGCGCTACGCCACCCACCCGTACGCAGAGGAGGCCCTGGCGCAGCTGGAGGCGCTCACCCCGCCCGTGCGGCTGACGCTGGCCGAGCACCTGAAGCGGGCTCGCGCGCTGCTGGACGGAGGCATGGCCTCGCAGGCGATGACGGAGCTGGAGACGGCGGAGTCGCGCAAGTGGGTGAAGGGGGAGCTGGCCCGGACGCAGGTGGCGCTGGTGCGCGCGCTGGCGCTGTTCGCCACGGGCAAGGCCGAGGAGGCCGAGAAGAAGCTGGCCGAGGCGCGCAAGGGGCCGCCCGCGGTGGCCGCCGAGGCTGCGCTGGTGACGGCGCGCCGCGCGCTGCGAGCCAATGACAACGAGAAGGCCCGGGCGCTGATGGCGGCCCTGGACAAGGCCTATCCCAAGCAGCCCGCTGGGGACGAGGGCGGCTTCTTCGCCGGCTGGCTGGATCTGCAGGCCCAGCGCTTCGAGGACGCGGTGAAGTCCTTCACCCTCTACGAGCAGCGCTACCCGCGCTCGCGGCGGCGCGATGAGGGCATGTGGTTCCGCTCCCTGGCGCTGCTGCGACTGGAGCGCTATGCCGAGGCTCGCGAGTCCCTGGAGAAGCTGGTGGACAGCTTCCCGCGCAGCAGCCTGGTGCCGCAGGCGCGCTACTGGATGGCCCGGAGCCAGGAGCTGGGCGGCGCGTCCGTGGACGTCGTCGCGCGCGCGTACGAGACCGTCGTCGCCGTGTCCCCCGCCTCGTTCTATTCGCTGCTGGCCAGCGAGCGGCTGCGCGCGCTGGGCCGCCCGGTGCCCCCGGCCTTCCCGGAGCCTCCCAAGCAGCTCACCGTGGCGCGTCCGCCGGACCTGGAGCTGGCCGTGGCGCTCTCCGAGGCGGGGCTCTTCCCCGATGCAGCCGAGGAGGTGGAGTCCCGCGCCTCGCGCATCCACTCTCCGTCGCAGGCGCTGCCCTTCGTGCACGCGCTGCTGTCCATGGGCGAGTACGGCTATGCCCACGCCATCGCCGCGCGGCACCTCTGGGGCCGGGCCTTCGGCGAGCGGGCTCCGGACGCGCTGGCGGCCTTCTACCCGAAGGCCTTCGCCTCGGCGGTGGAGGCCGCGGCCTCGCGCGCCGAGGTGGAGCCGTACCTCGTGTGGGCCATCATGCGCCGCGAGAGCGCCTTCCGCCCCGAGGTGGCCAGCGCCGCCAACGCCCGAGGGCTGATGCAGATCATCCCTCCCACGGGCACGGCCATCGCCGAGAAGCTCTCCGAGCCCAAGCCCAACCCGGCGGACCTGTTCGCGCCGGACCTGAACATCCGCTACGGCGCCTGGTACCTGTCGCAGCTGATGAAGCGCTTCTCGCACCCGGTGCTGGCGGCGGCCGCCTACAACGCGGGCCCCAAGGCCACGGCGAAGTGGGCGCAGGAGAAGGGCACGCTGCCGCTGGATCTCTTCGTGGAGGAGATCCCCTTCCGGGAGACGCGCGGCTACGTGAAGCAGGTGGTGGCGGACCTGTACCTCTACCGCTCCTTCTACGGCGGCGGGGCCTCGCTTCCGCCGCTGGCGCTCACGATCCCCACGCCCTTGGGCGAGGGCGTGAACTTCTAG